In one Macaca fascicularis isolate 582-1 chromosome 6, T2T-MFA8v1.1 genomic region, the following are encoded:
- the NDUFA2 gene encoding NADH dehydrogenase [ubiquinone] 1 alpha subcomplex subunit 2, with the protein MAAAAASRGIGAKLGLREIRIHLCQRSPGSQGVRDFIEKRYVELKKANPDLPILIRECSDVQPKLWARYAFGQEKNVPLNNFSADQVTRALENVLSGKA; encoded by the exons ATGGCGGCGGCCGCAGCGAGTCGAGGAATAGGGGCAAAGCTGGGCCTGCGTGAGATTCGCATCCACTTATGTCAGCGCTCGCCCGGCAGCCAGGGCGTCAG GGACTTCATTGAGAAACGCTATGTGGAGCTAAAGAAGGCGAATCCCGACCTACCCATCCTAATCCGCGAATGCTCCGATGTGCAGCCCAAGCTCTGGGCCCGCTACG CATTTGGCCAAGAGAAGAATGTCCCTTTGAACAACTTCAGTGCTGATCAGGTAACCAGAGCCCTGGAGAACGTGCTAAGTGGTAAAGCCTGA
- the NDUFA2 gene encoding NADH dehydrogenase [ubiquinone] 1 alpha subcomplex subunit 2 isoform X1 — MAAAAASRGIGAKLGLREIRIHLCQRSPGSQGVRDFIEKRYVELKKANPDLPILIRECSDVQPKLWARYVASTLSPQHLAKRRMSL; from the exons ATGGCGGCGGCCGCAGCGAGTCGAGGAATAGGGGCAAAGCTGGGCCTGCGTGAGATTCGCATCCACTTATGTCAGCGCTCGCCCGGCAGCCAGGGCGTCAG GGACTTCATTGAGAAACGCTATGTGGAGCTAAAGAAGGCGAATCCCGACCTACCCATCCTAATCCGCGAATGCTCCGATGTGCAGCCCAAGCTCTGGGCCCGCTACG tGGCCTCCACTCTTTCTCCTCAGCATTTGGCCAAGAGAAGAATGTCCCTTTGA
- the IK gene encoding protein Red, which translates to MPERDSEPFSNPLAPDGHDVDDPHSFHQSKLTNEDFRKLLMTPRAAPTSAPPSKSRHHEMPREYNEDEDPAARRRKKKSYYAKLRQQEIERERELAEKYRDRAKERRDGVNKDYEETELISTTANYRAVGPTAEADKSAAEKRRQLIQESKFLGGDMEHTHLVKGLDFALLQKVRAEIASKEKEEEELMEKPQKETKKDEDPENKIEFKTRLGRNVYRMLFKSKAYERNELFLPGRMAYVVDLDDEYADTDIPTTLIRSKADCPTMEAQTTLTTNDIVISKLTQILSYLRQGTRNKKLKKKDKGKLEEKKPPEADMNIFEDIGDYVPSTTKTPRDKERERYRERERDRERDRDRDRERERERDRERERERDREREEEKKRHSYFEKPKVDDEPMDVDKGPGSAKELIKSINEKFAGSTGWEGTESLKKPEDKKQLGDFFGMSNSYAECYPATMDDMAVDSDEEVDYSKMDQGNKKGPLGRWDFDTQEEYSEYMNNKEALPKAAFQYGIKMSEGRKTRRFKETNDKAELDRQWKKISAIIEKRKKMEADGVEVKRPKY; encoded by the exons ATGCCAGAGCGAGATA GTGAGCCGTTCTCCAACCCTTTGGCGCCCGATGGCCACGATGTGGATGATCCTCACTCCTTCCACCA ATCAAAACTCACCAATGAAGACTTCAGGAAACTTCTCATGACCCCCAGGGCTGCACCTACCTCTGCACCACCTTCTAAGTCACGTCACCATGA GATGCCAAGGGAgtacaatgaggatgaagacccaGCTGCacgaaggaggaaaaagaaaag TTATTATGCCAAGCTACGCCAACAagaaattgagagagagagagagctagcAGAGAAGTACCGGGATCGTGCCAAGGAACGTAGAGATGGAGTGAACAAAGATTATGAAGAAACCGAGCTTATCAGCACCACAGCTAACTACAGGGCTGTTGGCCCCACTGCTGAGGC GGACAAATCAGCTGCAGAGAAGAGAAGACAGTTGATCCAGGAGTCCAAATTCTTGGGTGGTGACATGGAACACACCCATTTAGTAAAAGGCTTGGATTTTGCTCTGCTTCAAAAG GTACGAGCTGAGATTgccagcaaagagaaagaggaagaggaactgATGGAAAAGCCCCAGAAAGAAACCAA gaAAGATGAGGatcctgaaaataaaattgaatttaaaacaCGTCTGG GCCGCAATGTTTACCGAATGCTTTTTAAGAGCAAAGCATATGAGCGGAATGAGTTGTTCCTGCCAGGCCGCATGGCCTATGTGGTAGACCTGGATGATGAATATGCTGACACAGATATCCCCACCACTCTTATCCGCAGCAAGGCTGATTGCCCCACCATGGAG GCCCAGACCACACTGACCACAAATGACATTGTCATTAGCAAGCTTACCCAGATCCTTTCATACCTGAGGCAGGGAACCCGTAACAAGAAGCTTAAGAAGAAGGATAAAG ggaagctagaagagaagaaacCTCCTGAGGCTGACATGAA TATTTTTGAAGACATTGGGGATTACGTACCCTCCACAACCAAGACACCTCGGGACAAGGAGCGGGAGAGATATCGGGAACGGGAGCGTGAtcgggagagagacagagaccgtgaccgagagcgagagagagaacgAGATCGAGAACGAGAGCGAGAGCGGGAccgggagagagaagaggaaaagaagagacaCAGCTACTTTGAGAAGCCAAAAGTAGATGATGAG CCCATGGATGTTGACAAAG GACCTGGGTCTGCCAAGGAGTTGATCAAGTCCATCAATGAAAAGTTTGCTGGGTCTACTGGCTGGGAAGGCACAGAATC GCTGAAGAAACCAGAAGACAAAAAGCAGCTGGGAGATTTCTTTGGCATGTCCAACAGTTATGCAGAGTGCTACCCAGCCAC GATGGATGACATGGCTGTGGACAGTGATGAGGAGGTGGATTATAGCAAAATGGACCAG GGTAACAAGAAGGGGCCCTTAGGCCGTTGGGACTTTGATACCCAGGAAGAATACAGCGAGTATATGAACAACAAAGAGGCTTTGCCCAA GGCTGCATTCCAGTATGGTATCAAAATGTCTGAAGGGCGGAAAACCAGGCGCTTCAAGGAAACCAATGACAAAGCAGAGCTTGATCGCCAGTGGAAGAAGATTAGTGCA ATCattgagaagaggaagaagatggaAGCTGATGG GGTTGAAGTCAAAAGACCAAAATACTAA